One segment of Streptomyces sp. YIM 121038 DNA contains the following:
- a CDS encoding BtrH N-terminal domain-containing protein, which produces MRLEAFQPQVGVHCETTTLRNMLHHAGARLSEPLLFGLGQGIDFQYWDAPVPGRGAPMLTGRVGPGEIARRACAALGAELCRERPPDPDAARTRTAELLAAGHVVGVTVDIYHLDYFSSRSHFAAHCIALYGLDDDLAHVVDTAQQGGAQTLPGESLRRARDSREGFLPSPNLQMHIGGLPKRLTTDSAAVPREQIWHAVRATAERMLTDRGPRRGPSGLRRAAAEVSGWHDTLTPSEELVPATGRFWRYAGTGGANFRALYRDFLREARHRTGEAALDRAADAFEGVRQQWDEAIDLLLGYGEAADPGGRLKAVEALLHATADAEQSAFEHLHRLAGERTGESP; this is translated from the coding sequence ATGCGCTTGGAGGCCTTTCAGCCGCAGGTCGGCGTGCACTGTGAAACCACGACGCTGCGCAACATGCTCCACCACGCCGGTGCGCGCCTTTCGGAACCCCTTCTCTTCGGACTCGGCCAGGGAATCGACTTCCAGTACTGGGACGCGCCGGTTCCCGGGCGCGGCGCGCCGATGCTCACCGGCCGCGTCGGCCCCGGCGAGATAGCGCGGCGGGCCTGCGCGGCACTCGGCGCGGAACTGTGCCGAGAGCGGCCGCCCGACCCCGATGCCGCGCGCACGCGAACCGCCGAACTGCTCGCCGCGGGCCACGTGGTGGGCGTGACCGTCGACATCTACCACCTCGACTACTTCTCGTCGCGGAGCCACTTCGCCGCGCACTGCATCGCGCTGTACGGACTCGACGACGACCTCGCGCACGTCGTCGACACCGCACAGCAAGGCGGGGCGCAGACGCTCCCGGGCGAGTCGCTGCGCAGGGCGCGGGACTCCCGCGAGGGCTTCCTGCCGTCGCCGAACCTCCAGATGCACATCGGCGGCCTGCCGAAACGACTCACCACCGACAGCGCGGCCGTACCGCGCGAGCAGATCTGGCACGCCGTCCGCGCCACCGCGGAGCGGATGCTCACCGACCGCGGCCCCCGGCGCGGCCCCAGCGGGCTGCGGAGGGCCGCGGCGGAGGTCTCCGGGTGGCACGACACCCTGACGCCCAGCGAGGAGCTGGTGCCCGCCACAGGGCGCTTCTGGCGGTACGCGGGCACCGGCGGAGCGAACTTCCGCGCGCTGTACCGCGACTTCCTCCGCGAAGCGCGCCACCGGACCGGCGAGGCCGCTCTGGACCGCGCGGCCGACGCCTTCGAGGGCGTGCGGCAGCAGTGGGACGAGGCGATCGACCTCCTGCTCGGCTACGGCGAAGCGGCCGACCCCGGCGGGCGGCTCAAAGCCGTCGAAGCCCTCCTGCACGCGACAGCGGACGCCGAACAGTCGGCCTTCGAGCACCTGCACCGCCTCGCCGGGGAACGCACGGGTGAGTCGCCGTGA
- a CDS encoding molybdopterin-dependent oxidoreductase → MTTPDTDRPRTTRVRTICRMCHGGCGAIVDLVEGVPTAIHGDPDNPTSEGYFCVKGKAALDLVHSPDRLTTPLMRTGPRGSGTFHQVSWEAALERIAGELTANTARYGPESIVLGQGTDRNYQEWVFRLANAIGTPNVVGPAHVCFYPRVMASVLTYGGFTFCDYDGDPHVILLWGSNKPNTHSDGVIGIKLLRAVERGSRVITIDPRRTQTAARSSLHLAVRPGTDGALALGMIKIVIDEGWYDHDFVAAHTTGFDELADHVRAYDLDTVARVTGLAPELILEATRAYARAPRACVEAGTGVSQNENCFDTYRSIAILSALCGNLDAPGGDLIWDPMPIEGRRAFPRTDLLGDDQARKRIGGDKHKVLSMSGWVAPGDLHEAVLSGSPYRISSLVLFGSNVLASYENTEAVLKALAKLDLIVVCDLFMTPTARYADVVLPASSWLERDQIVEFNSYLAARRKVTHVDGCRSDEDIILELAARLGLGRHFFPSVEAALDAKLAGIGLTWEQFKDVGYIRNEKRYFKYRADGFRTRSKRVDLVNNALRGMGYRELPVFRTPPAPSPELPYLMTSAHARQFYNSEYHQLPTTARGRAAPRLTVHPRAAEREGLKDGDEAELFARPGGRGVRMAVKVSEDVEPHVVVADACWWYPEESSVTAALTSSVNLVTNNDRTDEHMGSATMRGVPVGIRRVGAPSGRATRADHE, encoded by the coding sequence GTGACCACACCTGACACCGACCGGCCCCGCACGACCCGGGTGAGGACCATCTGCCGCATGTGCCACGGCGGCTGCGGCGCGATCGTCGATCTGGTGGAAGGCGTTCCGACCGCCATCCACGGTGACCCCGACAACCCCACGAGCGAGGGGTACTTCTGCGTCAAGGGCAAGGCGGCACTCGACCTCGTGCACAGCCCCGACCGCCTCACCACCCCGCTGATGCGCACAGGACCGCGTGGCTCCGGGACGTTCCACCAGGTCAGCTGGGAGGCCGCCCTGGAGCGCATCGCCGGCGAACTCACCGCCAACACCGCACGGTACGGACCCGAATCGATCGTCCTGGGCCAGGGAACCGACCGCAACTACCAGGAGTGGGTGTTCCGGCTCGCGAACGCGATCGGCACACCCAACGTGGTCGGCCCGGCCCACGTGTGCTTCTACCCCCGCGTCATGGCCTCCGTGCTGACGTACGGCGGGTTCACCTTCTGCGACTACGACGGCGACCCCCACGTCATCCTGCTCTGGGGGAGCAACAAGCCGAACACCCACTCCGACGGCGTCATCGGCATCAAACTCCTGCGCGCCGTCGAGCGCGGCAGCCGCGTCATCACCATCGACCCGCGACGGACGCAGACGGCGGCCCGGTCGAGCCTCCACCTCGCCGTCCGTCCCGGCACCGACGGCGCCCTCGCGCTCGGCATGATCAAAATCGTCATCGACGAGGGCTGGTACGACCACGACTTCGTGGCCGCGCACACCACGGGCTTCGACGAACTCGCCGACCACGTCCGCGCCTACGACCTCGACACGGTGGCCCGCGTCACCGGCCTCGCCCCGGAACTGATCCTGGAGGCGACGCGCGCCTACGCCCGCGCGCCACGGGCGTGCGTCGAAGCGGGAACCGGCGTCTCGCAGAACGAGAACTGCTTCGACACCTACCGGTCCATCGCCATCCTCTCCGCGCTCTGCGGAAACCTCGACGCCCCCGGCGGCGACCTCATCTGGGACCCGATGCCGATCGAGGGCCGCCGCGCCTTCCCGCGCACCGACCTCCTCGGCGACGACCAGGCGAGGAAGCGCATCGGCGGGGACAAGCACAAGGTCCTGTCGATGTCCGGCTGGGTCGCCCCCGGAGACCTGCACGAGGCCGTCCTCAGCGGGTCCCCGTACCGCATCAGCTCGCTGGTGCTCTTCGGCAGCAACGTCCTGGCCTCGTACGAGAACACCGAGGCGGTCCTCAAGGCCCTGGCGAAGCTCGATCTGATCGTCGTCTGCGACCTGTTCATGACGCCGACGGCCAGGTACGCCGACGTCGTCCTGCCCGCGTCGAGCTGGCTGGAGCGGGACCAGATCGTCGAGTTCAACTCCTACCTCGCGGCCAGGAGGAAGGTGACGCACGTCGACGGCTGCCGGTCGGACGAGGACATCATCCTGGAACTCGCCGCCCGGCTCGGCCTCGGCCGGCACTTCTTCCCCTCCGTGGAAGCGGCGCTCGACGCCAAGCTGGCCGGTATCGGACTCACCTGGGAGCAGTTCAAGGACGTCGGCTACATCCGGAACGAAAAGCGCTACTTCAAATACCGGGCCGACGGTTTCCGTACCAGGTCGAAGCGGGTCGACCTCGTCAACAACGCGTTGCGCGGCATGGGTTACCGGGAACTGCCGGTATTCAGGACTCCACCGGCCCCGAGCCCCGAACTCCCGTACCTCATGACGAGCGCCCACGCGCGCCAGTTCTACAACAGCGAGTACCACCAGCTGCCGACCACGGCCCGCGGCCGGGCCGCGCCGCGGCTGACCGTGCACCCGCGGGCGGCGGAGCGAGAAGGCCTCAAGGACGGCGACGAGGCCGAACTGTTCGCCCGGCCCGGAGGACGCGGGGTGCGCATGGCGGTCAAGGTCTCCGAGGACGTCGAACCGCACGTCGTAGTGGCGGACGCCTGCTGGTGGTATCCCGAAGAATCCTCGGTCACCGCCGCCCTGACGTCCTCCGTGAATCTGGTGACAAACAACGATCGGACCGATGAGCACATGGGGAGCGCGACGATGAGAGGCGTACCCGTAGGAATTCGGCGAGTCGGCGCACCGTCCGGCCGGGCGACACGAGCCGACCATGAATAG